TTTTCTTCAATGATTCTGGTTGCGGACAACAGGACTCCTGACGCTGACAGTCTTAATGCATGACCAAGGCAAAACTCAAGATTGGGGGCATTCAAATCAGCAAGCAGTGTCAATGCATCCGATGAGCATTGGTCGCCGAGGAAACGCCGCTGAAGATCGTCGCACCTATCCCGAAAGCTTGCGATTATCTCCGAAAGGATGGAGAAGTCGCTCAACCTAAACCTTGGCGGCTTTGACGGTTTGCATTGGATTGCAGCAAACGCCCACTACCCCAAGGACGTGCGACTTGATGCCAAGCAGTTTCAGGCGCAAACTGACAGCCTTCAGGAATCCGACCGTCCAGATGCGTTTCAAGCAAACGGACCAACTCCGGTCTTCGCGTTTCGTTCCACTGTTCAGTCGTTATGACATTTTCGCCCGCGGTCGCGGCGAGGATTTCCGGCAAAACTGGGTAAGGATTCGCCTTGGCGTCGTCGTAGTTGGCTCCATTGGGGGCAGTTGCGTCGCCGTTGCGCCCAGGACGCAGCTTGTTGATGCCCAGCTGCCCAAGCATATTCCGGTGATCTTCCTGCGTCGTCAAATCAACGGGCTTCGACTCCTGAGCCGGCGTGAACGTGGCGGACAGGGCCAGGAAACAGAAGCAAGAAAGCGTTTTGCAAGACTGCGAAGAGATCCGTGTTGGTTCTGGACGTTGAGGGGATGGCTACCGCGGACTCAGGCCCTAAGAACCGTACAGGTGCTGTTCAAAGAAGTCGCGTATCTTCTTGGCGTAAGGAACCCCATATTTGTCGAACGTTGCTTTGACTTGTTCGTTTGGCTTCCAATCAAAGAACGCGTGCCCGGCTCCGTCGACTTGTTCGTAGATGACTTCCTGGCCTTTGGCTTCAAGTGCCTGAACGAAAGCTTCAGCGCTTTCGTGCCGAATCAGAAAGTCCTTTGTCCCTCGCAGCAGGTATTGCGGAACCTCCCGTGCACTCGCTTGAGGAATATTGCCTTGGGGAGCAATTGCCT
The nucleotide sequence above comes from Rubripirellula tenax. Encoded proteins:
- a CDS encoding alpha/beta hydrolase family protein, encoding ARKTCREAGNHFARYSESESSRLKLVSSPRGNRTRSDFRTDTSYGVFSKEGLGRFVQNLGEQASEAIAPQGNIPQASAREVPQYLLRGTKDFLIRHESAEAFVQALEAKGQEVIYEQVDGAGHAFFDWKPNEQVKATFDKYGVPYAKKIRDFFEQHLYGS